From a region of the Acinetobacter calcoaceticus genome:
- a CDS encoding phage holin codes for MNDQTNSVVEAAASTAAATATKFTYGYVVGGSLIGVIGKIDWAVVFSILIGIATYLTNLYFKKRDEKRKDEIHALQTKQYELTKKRLKGDGDE; via the coding sequence ATGAACGATCAAACAAATAGTGTAGTAGAAGCTGCTGCAAGTACGGCGGCTGCTACTGCAACAAAATTTACTTATGGCTATGTAGTAGGAGGCAGCTTGATCGGTGTAATAGGCAAAATTGATTGGGCCGTTGTCTTTTCAATCTTAATCGGTATAGCAACCTACCTAACAAATCTTTATTTCAAAAAACGAGATGAGAAGCGTAAGGACGAAATTCATGCGCTTCAAACGAAGCAATATGAGCTGACTAAAAAACGTTTAAAAGGGGATGGTGATGAGTAG
- a CDS encoding glycoside hydrolase family 108 protein, with the protein MNIEQYLEELIKREGGYVNNPADRGGATKYGITEAVARANGFKGNMKDLPLETAKAIYKKQYWTDPRFDQVNVISSLVAEELLDTGVNCGTGFTKPLLQRALNLLNNQGKAGFPDLVVDGVYGSTTLGALKTYLAKRGKEGEKVLVRVLNIMQGQRYIEICERNPTQEQFFYGWIANRIS; encoded by the coding sequence ATGAATATTGAACAATATCTTGAAGAACTTATTAAACGTGAAGGTGGTTATGTAAATAACCCTGCTGATCGAGGTGGTGCTACTAAATACGGTATTACTGAAGCAGTTGCTCGAGCAAACGGATTTAAAGGAAACATGAAGGATTTGCCGCTTGAAACTGCAAAGGCAATTTATAAAAAACAGTACTGGACAGATCCACGGTTTGATCAGGTGAATGTAATTAGCTCGTTAGTTGCTGAAGAGCTTTTAGATACAGGTGTGAATTGTGGTACCGGATTTACTAAACCACTATTACAACGTGCATTGAACTTGCTGAATAACCAAGGTAAAGCTGGTTTTCCTGATCTTGTTGTTGATGGAGTTTATGGCTCAACAACTTTGGGAGCTCTAAAGACCTATTTGGCCAAACGTGGGAAAGAGGGCGAAAAGGTATTAGTTCGAGTGCTGAATATCATGCAAGGTCAACGCTACATCGAAATCTGTGAGCGAAATCCAACGCAAGAGCAATTCTTTTATGGCTGGATTGCTAATCGTATTTCATGA
- a CDS encoding SOS response-associated peptidase gives MCANYEPISKDRVHLLDLFEPTFEYKADVYPGYDCPLIFSNDGHIEWRQVKFGMIPPWNHDLKFSKFTYNARTETVNKKPSFRHAWAKSQFALIPVEKIYEPRYVNGKAERWGIYREDGLPFTVAAIYDSTVIDGQQVRSMSMLTINADNHPFMSQFHKPEDEKRSIIVIPEEYREDWLNCKKEDADQFFFEMPIAEFTSNYFPKTNKKPPA, from the coding sequence ATGTGTGCAAACTATGAACCTATATCAAAAGACCGGGTACACCTACTAGATCTCTTTGAACCTACTTTCGAATATAAAGCGGATGTTTACCCGGGTTACGACTGCCCTCTTATATTTTCCAATGATGGCCATATCGAATGGCGGCAAGTAAAGTTCGGTATGATTCCGCCGTGGAACCATGATCTTAAGTTTTCTAAGTTCACATATAACGCTAGAACAGAAACAGTAAATAAAAAGCCTAGCTTTCGTCATGCATGGGCTAAAAGTCAGTTTGCATTAATACCAGTCGAAAAGATTTATGAACCAAGATATGTAAATGGCAAAGCAGAACGCTGGGGAATTTATAGAGAAGACGGCTTACCTTTTACTGTTGCAGCAATTTACGATTCAACTGTTATTGATGGGCAGCAAGTTCGATCAATGTCGATGTTGACTATCAATGCAGATAACCACCCTTTCATGAGTCAATTCCATAAGCCGGAAGATGAAAAGAGATCTATCATCGTTATTCCTGAGGAGTATCGAGAAGATTGGTTGAACTGCAAGAAAGAAGATGCAGATCAATTTTTCTTTGAGATGCCTATCGCGGAATTTACGTCGAATTATTTTCCAAAGACCAATAAAAAACCGCCAGCCTAA
- a CDS encoding Y-family DNA polymerase: protein MKHENKVFFLIDVNNMYVSCERVFDPSLNNKPVIVLSNNDGCAVARSNESKALNIKMGVPLFQIKDIVQQHNVIVLSSNYAMYAEMSRRFHKILSSYVTAEEVEPYSIDECFVDFTAYEKNFDLEKVGQEMRQQIWKWLGLPVCVGIGRSKTESKIANHIAKKNAGFNGVCDLVNMDPCNKEYYFSQIDVGEVWGVGRKHAKKLHSMGVRSVLDLACTEAREMQRQFSIVMARTINELQGISCIEIEDTPPSKKQIIKSCSFGAKVTELYDLKEAIGMHAQEACKRLRDDESLCGCLIVFVQSSPFDESAPFYNKSISYAFPEPTDCALDFVKAAVVMVSHIFKEGIKYKKCGVVLTCLEPKSGHTYGLLTDFEQIEKKEQLMEALDSVHTRFGKKKIGIGTCYVPSRNWSMSRDKLSNDPFRWDELLTIKN, encoded by the coding sequence ATGAAACATGAGAACAAAGTCTTTTTCTTGATTGACGTCAATAACATGTATGTTTCATGTGAGAGAGTCTTTGACCCAAGTTTGAACAATAAGCCTGTAATTGTTCTGAGCAATAATGACGGTTGCGCCGTGGCGCGCAGCAACGAATCCAAAGCCCTAAATATAAAAATGGGTGTGCCGTTATTCCAGATCAAAGATATTGTTCAACAACATAACGTAATCGTACTTTCAAGCAACTATGCAATGTACGCAGAAATGTCACGGCGCTTTCATAAGATTCTTAGCTCGTACGTAACCGCAGAGGAAGTTGAACCTTATTCGATTGATGAGTGCTTTGTTGATTTCACCGCTTATGAAAAGAACTTTGATTTAGAAAAAGTTGGCCAAGAGATGCGTCAACAAATATGGAAATGGCTAGGTCTTCCAGTCTGCGTAGGTATCGGCAGAAGTAAAACAGAATCAAAGATTGCCAATCATATAGCGAAAAAGAATGCTGGTTTTAACGGTGTTTGTGATTTAGTAAATATGGATCCTTGCAATAAAGAATATTACTTTTCACAGATCGATGTGGGCGAGGTTTGGGGAGTTGGCCGCAAGCATGCTAAAAAACTTCACAGCATGGGAGTTAGAAGTGTTTTAGATTTAGCCTGCACAGAGGCTAGAGAAATGCAGAGACAGTTTTCTATTGTTATGGCAAGGACGATAAACGAATTACAAGGCATCTCATGCATTGAAATTGAAGACACCCCACCCTCTAAAAAGCAAATAATAAAGTCATGTTCATTTGGTGCCAAAGTTACAGAGCTCTATGACCTAAAAGAAGCAATCGGGATGCATGCTCAAGAAGCCTGTAAAAGGCTAAGAGATGATGAGTCTCTATGCGGCTGTTTAATTGTTTTTGTTCAATCAAGCCCATTTGATGAAAGTGCTCCTTTTTATAATAAATCCATAAGTTATGCGTTTCCTGAGCCTACCGATTGCGCCTTGGATTTTGTTAAGGCCGCAGTGGTTATGGTAAGCCACATATTTAAAGAAGGTATCAAATACAAAAAATGTGGCGTTGTGCTGACATGCTTAGAGCCAAAATCAGGCCACACATATGGCCTTCTCACTGACTTTGAACAAATAGAAAAGAAAGAACAGCTAATGGAGGCCCTTGATAGTGTTCATACAAGGTTCGGCAAGAAGAAGATAGGTATTGGGACTTGCTATGTGCCTAGCCGAAATTGGTCGATGTCTAGAGATAAGTTAAGCAATGATCCTTTTAGGTGGGATGAGTTATTGACAATTAAAAACTAA
- a CDS encoding tyrosine-type recombinase/integrase: MTQRYKLTKTFIDNIPLEETGTKFYRDSVTIGFGLIATKSKTYFVETRMPDGRNKRKSIGKHGVYTLEQARTEAKKILLMMHQGIDPVAQKRQLKNDFKSEKEANELIPTLEQAYEVYKTKKKLSANTIDAYDRCANDYFKDWKNIKITEITQKMTLNKHMDLSERSLAQANLAMKFLSAVYNFNASILYNDNDEKIITEKSPVGVIYKEKKWNKIKRRKGYIRADQIHDWSLAVCTTWWAGNQNLNHRAYTNQDFLLLLILTGFRREEGETLEWANVDLKYGTIKIQDPKNHEDLLLPMGEMLWYILAERKKLTGNNKYVFAGDTLDSHIVDKREARHTITETTGIQFTFHDLRRTFGTIANSLAIGSYTIKKLINHMVGDDDNDVTDGYVQVTFDDLRKAMNMIENVVLSDISKALIKNRIYFEQKSIRNMKEKWIEHNNIIISRYSE, from the coding sequence ATGACCCAAAGATATAAACTTACAAAAACATTTATCGACAACATCCCGCTCGAAGAAACGGGAACTAAATTTTATCGTGACTCAGTTACTATTGGTTTTGGTTTAATTGCAACAAAGTCAAAAACTTATTTTGTTGAAACGAGAATGCCCGATGGCCGAAACAAAAGGAAGTCCATTGGTAAACATGGCGTATATACTCTTGAGCAAGCACGCACGGAAGCTAAAAAAATATTGTTAATGATGCACCAAGGCATTGATCCAGTTGCTCAAAAAAGACAATTAAAGAATGACTTTAAATCCGAAAAGGAAGCAAACGAATTAATTCCAACGCTTGAACAGGCCTATGAAGTCTACAAAACTAAAAAGAAGCTAAGCGCTAATACGATTGATGCTTATGACCGATGTGCCAATGATTATTTTAAAGATTGGAAAAACATCAAAATTACTGAAATTACTCAGAAAATGACTTTAAATAAGCATATGGATTTATCTGAGCGAAGTTTAGCGCAGGCAAATCTTGCAATGAAGTTTTTATCAGCTGTTTATAACTTCAATGCCTCAATTCTATATAACGATAATGATGAAAAAATTATCACAGAAAAAAGCCCTGTTGGGGTTATCTATAAAGAGAAGAAATGGAACAAGATAAAACGCCGTAAGGGATATATTCGAGCAGACCAGATACATGACTGGTCACTTGCTGTGTGTACAACATGGTGGGCAGGCAACCAAAATCTAAATCATCGTGCATACACAAATCAGGACTTCTTACTCCTATTGATCCTAACCGGATTCCGCAGAGAAGAAGGCGAAACACTGGAATGGGCAAATGTTGACTTAAAATATGGAACTATAAAAATTCAGGACCCTAAAAATCATGAAGATCTTCTCCTACCGATGGGAGAAATGCTTTGGTATATATTGGCTGAACGAAAAAAACTTACTGGCAATAATAAATACGTGTTCGCTGGCGATACGCTTGATTCACATATCGTTGATAAGCGTGAAGCTCGCCATACGATTACTGAAACAACTGGTATTCAATTTACATTTCATGACTTGCGGAGAACCTTCGGAACAATCGCAAATAGTTTAGCGATTGGTAGTTACACAATTAAAAAACTCATTAATCACATGGTTGGTGATGATGATAATGATGTAACCGATGGGTATGTCCAAGTGACTTTTGATGATCTTCGTAAAGCTATGAATATGATTGAAAATGTTGTGTTATCTGATATTTCAAAAGCTTTGATAAAAAACAGAATCTACTTTGAACAAAAATCAATAAGGAATATGAAAGAAAAATGGATTGAGCATAACAATATTATTATAAGCAGATATTCTGAATAG
- a CDS encoding LexA family protein, translating into MSEIAPSIIQIKPYLTQGIVLSEALSIKQVVPTTHMLVPYALEKINAGFPSPAQDYIDKALDMNEHLIKNETATFIVKVASLSMLNAGIDIDDELIVDRSLDAKHGDIVVALIDNDFTVKRLMIDEKGQWLKAENPDYKDIHLLDGQELLIWGVVTCIIKMIRNS; encoded by the coding sequence ATGAGCGAAATTGCACCATCCATTATCCAGATAAAACCGTACCTTACCCAAGGTATTGTTTTATCTGAGGCCTTATCTATCAAGCAAGTTGTTCCAACAACACACATGCTTGTGCCTTATGCTTTAGAGAAGATCAACGCTGGCTTTCCATCCCCTGCCCAAGATTACATCGACAAAGCTCTCGATATGAACGAGCACTTAATAAAAAATGAAACTGCTACGTTTATTGTCAAAGTTGCTTCGCTTTCTATGTTAAATGCAGGCATTGATATTGATGATGAACTAATTGTCGATCGCAGTCTCGATGCAAAACACGGTGATATTGTTGTTGCGCTTATTGATAATGATTTTACTGTTAAGCGTCTAATGATCGATGAAAAAGGCCAATGGCTAAAAGCAGAAAATCCAGATTACAAAGATATTCATTTATTAGATGGTCAAGAGCTGCTTATTTGGGGCGTTGTCACCTGCATCATTAAAATGATTAGAAACTCATGA